Proteins found in one Streptomyces sp. CB09001 genomic segment:
- a CDS encoding MBL fold metallo-hydrolase codes for MLTWVRMIKYVHSCVRLEHEGGTLVVDPGVWSEPEALAGADAVLVTHEHNDHVDLLRLKGLGVPVYAPESARLPGLDFNGVVAGEEFTAAGFRVSPLGGRHARIYGDRPDCANLGYLVDDRLYHPGDSLQLPGRPVETLLVPLQGSWMKTDEAIDFVRAAAPERAFGIHDGQVNERGLSSLNGWLTDECDGRYRWLAPGASA; via the coding sequence ATGCTCACCTGGGTGCGAATGATCAAATACGTCCATTCCTGCGTCCGCCTGGAGCACGAGGGCGGCACGCTGGTCGTCGATCCCGGTGTGTGGAGCGAGCCCGAGGCGCTCGCCGGCGCGGACGCGGTCCTGGTCACGCATGAACACAACGACCATGTCGACCTGTTGCGGCTGAAGGGACTGGGGGTGCCCGTCTACGCCCCCGAGTCGGCCCGGCTCCCGGGACTGGACTTCAACGGTGTCGTCGCCGGCGAGGAATTCACCGCGGCCGGGTTCCGGGTGTCGCCCCTTGGCGGGCGGCACGCGCGCATCTACGGCGATCGCCCGGACTGCGCGAACCTGGGCTACCTCGTGGACGACCGCCTCTACCACCCCGGGGACTCCCTGCAGCTGCCCGGCCGGCCGGTGGAAACCCTGCTGGTCCCCCTGCAGGGGTCGTGGATGAAGACGGACGAGGCCATCGACTTCGTCCGCGCCGCCGCCCCGGAACGGGCCTTCGGCATCCACGACGGGCAGGTCAACGAGCGCGGCCTGAGCAGTCTGAACGGCTGGCTCACCGACGAGTGCGACGGTCGCTACCGCTGGCTCGCGCCGGGAGCGTCCGCGTGA